The Salmo salar chromosome ssa19, Ssal_v3.1, whole genome shotgun sequence DNA window actatccctttaattggACCAAAATAAATACATTGGAAACATATTGCACATCCTCATTAGTAAACATTTTAATGTAATgcatatacagtactgtatatagttataattATTTGATCAAACATTATGTGTTCACAATAGTGTGTTGAAATGATTTAAAACGACATGTGCATTCAATTTCAATGCTAAATACATAAACTCCAGTAACTGGAACTTGCACAATTATAATACAATTGAAGTTTTACAATTCTAAATTCCAATTCCAATCCAAGGATGTTTTTATTTTACAATTCAAATTCAATTCCAATACAAACAGTCTAAATTCTAATTATATTCCAATTCCATTCCATTCAATTTTTTTTACAGTTTAAATGTAATTCCAATTCAGACAGTCtacatttcaattcaattccaaTGATATGTATTTTTACAGATTGCTGCAATTCCAATTAAATTCCAAGTAAATTCTCCACTTCATGCTTGAATTCCAGaatttagaataaaaaaaaaatgttgaattgagcccaacccttgTGGAGGCAACATGGAGGCAGCTCCATTTGAACAAGCTTGGGTGTGATGAgtgggtctgcatcccaaatggcaccccattccctatttaggtcactacttttgaccagaggctatagggccctggttaaaagtaatgCACTTCATAAGGatatggtgccatttgtgacgcaaCCTGGGTGTCTGGTCTATGCCAGGGGCCTTGCTGATTAGAGAGAGCCGCTGTGGTGAGGACGGTACAGTGACCCCTAGCCTTGTTGAACATGCTGGGTATTTATAGGCCACTGTGCCTACTGCCATTAATAACAGCCGCATCTTCACTTGCCACTGCTTCTTGTTTCTTCCCTGGATTAAACGCCATGGATtaaatgtctgtctgtgtggggaaCACATTATCTCccaccctctgtgtgtgtgtgtatttgtgtgtgtgtgtgtgtgtgtgtgtgtgtgtgtgtgtgtgtgtgtgtgtgtgtgtgtgtgtgtgtgtgtgtgtgtgtgtgtatttgtgtgtgtggatgtgcatgtgtgtgggccTATGTACAAACATGCATGTGTACATGCCTCCATGTGAATTGGTCTGTTGAGTATGAGATACAGTACACACAAGCTTTAGAGAACGATACACATCCTGCAGCACCATCACAACACCATCAGAACACAGCTCATAATGTATTGTGGTGATGACATGGTTTTCTACTAATTGCCCAGCAACCGATATGAGAGCAACAGCATATCCTCATCAGTCGATAACAATGTGATATGCACCTCAGGAGCAGATATGAGAAAGCTATAATGACACTGATATAACTGAGGTATATTCAGATAATTATTCAGATCGTGTTTGAATGTGCAACCCTTATCTGAACACTGATCAGGGTTGATAATGTCTGTCAAAAATGCCAGAGGAGCTTTACGAGTGTGTCAAAGTAATAATAAGGTAATGGAATCATCTGATTATTAATGCCATGCTAGCCTAGTGGTAGTTCATCATGTGGATCCCACATGAAACAACCAACCATCCAGCAGGCAAAACTAGTTGAAAAAGAAATAATTACAATCAAAaactggttggatttttttttaaatgtaattctaACCAGTTTTACCCCCCTGGCACGGGGTAAGACTATGGTAACAAAAGTACCTCAATCACCTCAGCCATAGGCGTGATGGTGTTGGTCTTGCGCGAGCCGATGCGGAACTTGGCCGCCTTGTAGATCTTCCAGTAGACGAAGAGCACCACGCACAGCGGCAGGTAGAATGCTCCGAAGGTGGAGAAGATGGTGTAGGAGGGTTCCTGGCTCACCTGGCACTCCATGCCCTCCTCTGAGTAGGTCTCCCCCCAGCCGAACAGTGGCGACAGGGAGATGACTGAGGACAGCAGCCAGGTGAGTACGATCATCACATTGGAGATCCTCTTGCGAGTCTTGAGTGTGTACTCCAAGTGTCTGGTGATGGACCAGTAGCGGTCCAGGGCGATGGCGGTCACGTTCCAGATGCTGGCCGTGCAGCAGAGCACGTCAAAGGAGATCCACACTTGGCAGAGCACGCGGCCCAGCTTCCACAGCCGCCCGTTGAGCTCGTGTACCAGGCTCAGCGGCATGACCAGGGCAGCCACCATCACGTCCGAAATGGCCATGGAAGCCACCAGGTTGTGGGGCACACGGTGGAAGGTCCGCACCCTCAGGATGGTGAGGAGAACCAGGAGGTTCCAAACAAAGGTGGCCACCACCAGCATGGCAAGCAGGGTGAGGGTTAGCACGCTGAACACCGAAAACGGACGGTAGAAGTTCCCTGCTCCATACCCCAGGTTGTCGCTACCGGCCCCGCTGATGTTGGCGGTCACTAGGCTCATGTTGGGCTCAGTCATGTTCAACAGTGTTCAGCAGTGGTCACACAGCCCAGCTGGCTGAATATGGTCAGACAGGTCTGTCACAGGGAAGGCTTCTGATATCCTGcagtgtagagagagatagaagaagaAGCTTATTAGggactctattcaatctgtatcgctgaagaGTTACAAATTGCGTGATAGAAATCTGAAGGTAATTTCAGATTGaaccgacatatgcagcgtttactgtgaatgcagtctaCGCCAACTAGGGTTACAAAGGGTCAGAAACTTTCCGGGAAATTCCCAGAATTTTTggggaaattttccatgggaagttaagcccgggaatttggggaattttgcttaaattcataaaaaaagttagcttataacagtgaacctttttttgtgggatacacataaggcaattctaggtcttgtggcatatctTGGTTAAATTATCCCCAATTCAACGGAATTGCaatcctctgcatgcacagtgcattcttccatcatatgtgcagtgcactcttccatcacatgtacagctgattctcaagatcttgcacactaatgagatggtattgagcccacactactacactgtctgagccaaggactacatgctttctggtaaattTTTATTACAATAccgggtggggtgaatatattttatatgatatacattttttgttaactagtaaatagtaccCTAcagaaagtgtgtttaaatcatttctaacttgttaagaATTTCTGCTAGttcgtttttgctaccatgtgggttttagcttgcttgagcctgctaactgaggagtgttaattcacctgtttccaaacatgtttaattttaaaacatttatcttacaaaggagttgtttaactgcttaactatttatctgtacatggaattgtatttggggTTTTTTACCCCAAaaatctaatctttacaggaaaatatcACGGGCGCTTtatgatgtgtggagacatttcactgcagctaatgtagaaggaaaagctgtgtaaatttgcaaatactgtgccaaatcatatgtgaagaatgcaacaaagatacagaatcatctggccaagtgcattaagttccctcagcgctcacaacaagcaacctcagacaaaagtccctctacttctatttaggtgaaaatgatgaatcagacaacTTATCGATAGCAGCAGCTCATGGTCCTTCTGGTATCAGAGTTTTTTTTTACtaaatggaggaacgtagtcagagaactgctgatgaatgtcttgctcgagttgtgtatgcaactggttcacctctgatgctcacaggcaatgtgtattggaagagatttctgaatgttcttcgcccagcatacacccctccaaccagacatgctttatctactcattagCTGGATGCAGAGtttaacagagttcaagtgaaggtcaagcaaatcatagaggaAGTATACTGTATTCagatcatctctgatgggtggtcgaatgttcatgAGTAagaaataattaactacatcatctccacccctcaaccagtattctacaagagcacagacacaagggacaacagacacaccggtctctacattgcagatgaccttggaccacagaaggtatttgcactggtgacagacaatgctgcgaacatgaaggctgcttggtctaaagtggaggagacctaccctcacatcacacccattggttgtgctgctcatgcattgaatctgctccacaaggacatcatggcactgaaaacaatggatacgctctacaagagagccaagaaaGGTAGGTATGTGAAGGTATGTGAAGattcatcaagttatagcagcaatctacctcaccaagcaaagtgagaagaataagagcaccacattgaagctgcccagcaacacccgttgggctAGTGTTGTCATCATCAAGATCTAGGAGCACCcactcgtgctcctagatcttagtgccgcttttgataccatcgatcaccacattcttttggagagattggaaacccaaattggtctacatggacaagttctggcctggtttagatcttatctgtcggaaagatatcagtttgtctctgtgaatggtttgtcctctgacaaatcaattgtaaatttcggtgttcctcaaggttccgttttaggaccactattgttttcactatatattttacctcttggggatgtcattcgaaaacataatgttaaatttcactgctatgcggacgacacacagctgtacatttcaatgaaacatggtgaagccccaaaattgccctcgctagaagcctgtgtttcagacataaagaagtggatggctgcaaactttctacttttaaactcggacaaaacagagatgcttgttctaggtcccaagaaacaaagagatcttctgttgaatctgacaatttatctggatggttgtacagtcgtctcaaataaaactgtgaaggacctcggcgttactctggaccctgatctctcttttgaagaacatatcaagactgtttgaaggacagcttttttccatttacgtaacattgcaaaaaatcagaaactttctgtccaaaaatgacgcagaaaaattaatccatgcttttgttacttctaggctggactactgcaatgctataCTTTCCggctaaagcactaaataaacttcagcgtacgtgtacatacctacacgtacgctacggtcacaagacgcaggcctcctaattgtccctagaatttctaagcaaacggctggaggtagggctttctcctatagagctaaattTTTATGGCATGGTCTGCCTActaatgtgagagacgcagactcagtctcaacctttaagtctttactgaagacttatctcttcagtaggtcctatgattaagtatagtctggcccaggagtgtgaaggtgaacggaaaggctggagcaacgaaccgcccttgctgtctctgccttgccggttcccctctttccactgggattctcttcctctaacccttttacaggggctgagtcactggcttactggtgttcttccatgccgtccatgggaggggtgcgtcacttgagtggcttgagtcactgacgtggtcttcctgtctgggttggcgccccccttgggttgtgccatggcggagatcgttgtgggctatactcggccttgtcttaggacggtaagttggtggttggagacatccctctagtggtgtgggggctgtgctttggcaaagtgggtggggttatatcctgcctgtttggccctgtccgggggtatcatcggatggggtcacagtgtcttctgatccctcctgtctcagcctccagtatttatgctgcagtagtttatgtgtcggggggctagggtcagtctgttacatctggagtatttctcttgtcttatccggtgtcctgtgtgaatttaaatatgctctctctaattctctctttctctctttctgtctttctctcggaggacctgagccctaggaccatgcctcaggactacctggtatgatgactccttgctgtccccagtccac harbors:
- the LOC106578632 gene encoding 5-hydroxytryptamine receptor 5A-like, whose protein sequence is MTEPNMSLVTANISGAGSDNLGYGAGNFYRPFSVFSVLTLTLLAMLVVATFVWNLLVLLTILRVRTFHRVPHNLVASMAISDVMVAALVMPLSLVHELNGRLWKLGRVLCQVWISFDVLCCTASIWNVTAIALDRYWSITRHLEYTLKTRKRISNVMIVLTWLLSSVISLSPLFGWGETYSEEGMECQVSQEPSYTIFSTFGAFYLPLCVVLFVYWKIYKAAKFRIGSRKTNTITPMAEVIEVEASRQPQMVFTVRHATVTFQMDGDTWREQKEKKAALMVGILIGVFVLCWIPFFLTELIIPLCHCDIPPIWKSIFLWLGYSNSFFNPLIYTAFNKNYNNALKNLFSRQH